A DNA window from Vespula vulgaris chromosome 18, iyVesVulg1.1, whole genome shotgun sequence contains the following coding sequences:
- the LOC127070553 gene encoding arfGAP with SH3 domain, ANK repeat and PH domain-containing protein isoform X5, with product MPGLIAVSEFVEETREDYNSPTTSTFVSRMPQCRQTITSLEETLDFDRDGLTKLKKAIKAIHNSGNAHVDNEVYLGRALERLGDAALKEQEPDIGAAFLKFAVVTKELSALMKTLMQNINNIVMFPLDSVLKGDLRGVKGDLKRPFEKAWKDYEAKYAKIEKEKKQHAKEAGLIRTEVTPAEIADEMEKERRLFQLQMCEYLIKVNEIKTKKGIELLQHLVEYYHAQTNYFQDGLKTIEHFGSYVADLSVKLQKIRQTQDEERRRLTELRSLLRSSGCDKELNVNASAGYSLHQLQGDKQHGVTRSGHLLKKSEGKMRRVWQKRRCAVQAEGYLDICHADENKPPTRVNLLTCQIKLVPDDKRGFDLISYNRTYHFQAEDEADQRAWMSVLVNCKERALLRAFDASGKAEAGQGNPSLVELQQAVIRCVMRLPGNEQCCDCSSQNDATWLSTNFGIIVCIECSGIHRDLGVHISRIQSLTLDNVGTAQLLLARHMTNQAFNEVMEATLHHNLKPTPTSTMEERYEFIRAKYVDKRYVMNTCADERDLLSDLEHAVNNRDLQQLLQVYAENVDLAAPLPTSDIGETALHLAILREMGNSLQIVDFLIQNMPTGGIDRTTVDGETALHLSARHDRSEAMKLLLRAGADPSYRNKQDKTPLDIAQEMGHHTCKELLSHALQRQKTLFDNVNIDWNLSHDEGSTDFSDDETIIEDRNGCLTPEKKSRSRPPSYAGGGGTGSGDSPVTLRSRSSTCDSLQSGSSPSSSTNRQQMPPPPPPQTRKPVAVPTPMTPDISINIHGSLKKRVAPPPPPSGSSSGIPSSHYGMDKTNSSTLQRPRNPPPPAPSSVSTSRLSNGRSSESLSSMCSDHGLGNPVPPPRKRRDRSRLESYAEEPSSLLSNLNLPTSSTLNGFRRCRALYDCEADNEDELSFREGEVIIVTNEQTDDDNWMEGALERAPERRGMFPISFVHMLQD from the exons atgccGGGCCTAATCGCGGTGAGCGAGTTCGTCGAGGAAACGAGGGAGGACTATAACTCGCCCACTACGTCGACCTTCGTTTCTCGAATGCCACAATGCAGGCAGACCATCACATCCCTCGAAGAG ACTCTGGACTTCGACAGAGATGGTCTCACCAAACTAAAGAAGGCCATCAAGGCAATTCATAATTCTGGAAACG cCCACGTCGATAACGAAGTTTATCTCGGAAGAGCCCTTGAAAGACTCGGCGATGCTGCCCTTAAGGAACAAGAGCCGGACATAGGAGCAGCATTCCTTAAATTCGCAGTGGTCACCAAGGAATTGAGCGCGCTTATGAAAACTCTg ATGCAAAACATCAATAACATCGTGATGTTTCCGTTGGATTCGGTACTAAAAGGAGATTTGAGAGGCGTAAAGGGCGATCTCAAGAGACCGTTCGAAAAGGCGTGGAAGGACTACGAGGCAAAGTATGCGAAAatcgagaaggagaaaaagcaACATGCCAAGGAGGCCGGCCTTATTCGTACGGAGGTTACACCAGCCGAGATTGCCGATGAAATGGAGAAGGAGAGGCGATTATTTCAATTGCAAATGTGCGAG tatcTTATAAAGGTGAATGAAATCAAGACAAAGAAAGGTATCGAACTGTTGCAGCATCTAGTCGAATATTATCATGCTCAGACCAA CTATTTTCAAGATGGCCTAAAGACCATAGAACATTTTGGTTCTTACGTGGCCGATCTGAGTGTTAAGCTGCAAAAGATTCGACAAACTCAGGATGAAGAACGAAGACGTTTGACGGAGTTAAGGAGTTTACTTAGGAGTTCAGGTTGTGATAAAGAG CTAAATGTAAATGCAAGCGCAGGGTATTCCTTGCACCAACTTCAAGGTGATAAGCAGCATGGTGTAACACGTTCTGGacatttgttgaaaaaaagtGAAGGAAAGATGAGGAGGGTTTGGCAGAAAAGAAGATGTGCTGTACAAGCAGAGGGTTATTTGGATATCTGTCATGCCGATGAGAATAAACCACCTACGAGAGTTAATCTACTTACGTGCCAAATAAAGCTGGTACCGGATGATAAAAGAGGCTTTGATCTTATAAGCT ATAATCGTACGTACCACTTTCAAGCGGAAGACGAAGCAGATCAACGTGCTTGGATGTCAGTATTGgtaaattgtaaagaaagaGCTTTGCTACGAGCATTCGATGCTAGTGGGAAAGCTGAAGCTGGCCAAGGAAATCCTAGTTTAGTCGAATTACAACAAGCAGTGATTCGGTGTGTTATGCGATTACCTGGAAACGAACAATGTTGTGACTGTTCCTCTCAAAACG aTGCTACCTGGTTATCTACAAATTTTGGTATAATCGTATGTATAGAATGTAGTGGCATTCATCGAGATTTAGGAGTACATATATCAAGGATACAGTCTTTAACTTTAGACAATGTAGGAACTGCCCAATTATTATTAGCACGGCATATGACTAATCAAGCATTTAATGAAGTGATGGAAGCTACATTACATCATAATCTTAAACCAACACCTACGTCAACGAT GGAAGAACGGTACGAATTTATAAGAGCCAAGTACGTTGATAAAAGATACGTGATGAATACTTGTGCGGACGAACGAGATCTCTTATCAGATTTAGAACATGCGGTTAATAATCGTGACCTACAACAACTTTTACAAGTTTATGCAGAGAACGTTGACTTGGCAGCACCTTTGCCCACCTCT GATATAGGTGAGACGGCTCTACATTTAGCAATCTTACGTGAGATGGGTAATAGTCTACAAATCGTGGATTTTCTGATACAAAATATGCCAACCGGTGGTATCGATAGGACAACAGTCGATGGTGAGACAGCGTTACATCTTTCAGCAAGACACGATAGATCGGAAGCTATGAAGTTACTTCTACGGGCTGGCGCTGATCCGAGTTACAGAAATAAACAGGATAAAACTCCGTTGGACATTGCGCAGGAGATGGGACATCATACCTGTAAAGAATTA cTTAGTCATGCTTTACAAAGGCAGAAGACATTATTCGATAACGTAAACATCGATTGGAACCTTTCTCACGACGAAGGTTCAACGGACTTCTCTGATGACGAAACGATCATCGAAGACAGG AACGGTTGTCTAACGCCTGAGAAAAAGTCACGTAGCAGACCACCTTCGTATGCTGGTGGTGGAGGCACAGGTTCTGGTGATTCACCGGTGACATTACGTAGTCGTAGCAGCACTTGTGATAGTCTACAAAGTGGTTCCTCGCCAAGTTCCTCTACCAACAGACAACAAATGCCACCGCCTCCTCCACCACAAACGAGAAAACCTGTTGCTG TACCCACACCGATGACGCcagatatttcaataaatatccATGGATCGTTGAAGAAACGTGTTGCACCGCCTCCCCCACCATCAGGAAGCTCAAGTGGCATTCCATCTTCTCATTATG GAATGGACAAGACCAATAGTTCTACGCTTCAGAGACCACGTAATCCACCACCACCTGCACCGTCCAGTGTTAGCACTTCCAGATTGAGTAATGGTCGTAGTAGCGAGTCTCTAAGTTCCATGTGTTCGGATCATGGCCTTGGCAATCCTGTTCCTCCTCCACGAAAG CGAAGGGACCGATCCAGGCTAGAGAGCTACGCCGAGGAGCCTTCATCTTTGCTCTCAAATCTAAATCTG CCA
- the LOC127070553 gene encoding arfGAP with SH3 domain, ANK repeat and PH domain-containing protein isoform X2: MPGLIAVSEFVEETREDYNSPTTSTFVSRMPQCRQTITSLEETLDFDRDGLTKLKKAIKAIHNSGNAHVDNEVYLGRALERLGDAALKEQEPDIGAAFLKFAVVTKELSALMKTLMQNINNIVMFPLDSVLKGDLRGVKGDLKRPFEKAWKDYEAKYAKIEKEKKQHAKEAGLIRTEVTPAEIADEMEKERRLFQLQMCEYLIKVNEIKTKKGIELLQHLVEYYHAQTNYFQDGLKTIEHFGSYVADLSVKLQKIRQTQDEERRRLTELRSLLRSSGCDKELNVNASAGYSLHQLQGDKQHGVTRSGHLLKKSEGKMRRVWQKRRCAVQAEGYLDICHADENKPPTRVNLLTCQIKLVPDDKRGFDLISYNRTYHFQAEDEADQRAWMSVLVNCKERALLRAFDASGKAEAGQGNPSLVELQQAVIRCVMRLPGNEQCCDCSSQNDATWLSTNFGIIVCIECSGIHRDLGVHISRIQSLTLDNVGTAQLLLARHMTNQAFNEVMEATLHHNLKPTPTSTMEERYEFIRAKYVDKRYVMNTCADERDLLSDLEHAVNNRDLQQLLQVYAENVDLAAPLPTSDIGETALHLAILREMGNSLQIVDFLIQNMPTGGIDRTTVDGETALHLSARHDRSEAMKLLLRAGADPSYRNKQDKTPLDIAQEMGHHTCKELLSHALQRQKTLFDNVNIDWNLSHDEGSTDFSDDETIIEDRNGCLTPEKKSRSRPPSYAGGGGTGSGDSPVTLRSRSSTCDSLQSGSSPSSSTNRQQMPPPPPPQTRKPVAVPTPMTPDISINIHGSLKKRVAPPPPPSGSSSGIPSSHYGTLPSSASLATSTHSRTTSEPILAGHTLHTLSHTLNTLNNQHHKRSPSGDSSTGHGMDKTNSSTLQRPRNPPPPAPSSVSTSRLSNGRSSESLSSMCSDHGLGNPVPPPRKPTSSTLNGFRRCRALYDCEADNEDELSFREGEVIIVTNEQTDDDNWMEGALERAPERRGMFPISFVHMLQD; the protein is encoded by the exons atgccGGGCCTAATCGCGGTGAGCGAGTTCGTCGAGGAAACGAGGGAGGACTATAACTCGCCCACTACGTCGACCTTCGTTTCTCGAATGCCACAATGCAGGCAGACCATCACATCCCTCGAAGAG ACTCTGGACTTCGACAGAGATGGTCTCACCAAACTAAAGAAGGCCATCAAGGCAATTCATAATTCTGGAAACG cCCACGTCGATAACGAAGTTTATCTCGGAAGAGCCCTTGAAAGACTCGGCGATGCTGCCCTTAAGGAACAAGAGCCGGACATAGGAGCAGCATTCCTTAAATTCGCAGTGGTCACCAAGGAATTGAGCGCGCTTATGAAAACTCTg ATGCAAAACATCAATAACATCGTGATGTTTCCGTTGGATTCGGTACTAAAAGGAGATTTGAGAGGCGTAAAGGGCGATCTCAAGAGACCGTTCGAAAAGGCGTGGAAGGACTACGAGGCAAAGTATGCGAAAatcgagaaggagaaaaagcaACATGCCAAGGAGGCCGGCCTTATTCGTACGGAGGTTACACCAGCCGAGATTGCCGATGAAATGGAGAAGGAGAGGCGATTATTTCAATTGCAAATGTGCGAG tatcTTATAAAGGTGAATGAAATCAAGACAAAGAAAGGTATCGAACTGTTGCAGCATCTAGTCGAATATTATCATGCTCAGACCAA CTATTTTCAAGATGGCCTAAAGACCATAGAACATTTTGGTTCTTACGTGGCCGATCTGAGTGTTAAGCTGCAAAAGATTCGACAAACTCAGGATGAAGAACGAAGACGTTTGACGGAGTTAAGGAGTTTACTTAGGAGTTCAGGTTGTGATAAAGAG CTAAATGTAAATGCAAGCGCAGGGTATTCCTTGCACCAACTTCAAGGTGATAAGCAGCATGGTGTAACACGTTCTGGacatttgttgaaaaaaagtGAAGGAAAGATGAGGAGGGTTTGGCAGAAAAGAAGATGTGCTGTACAAGCAGAGGGTTATTTGGATATCTGTCATGCCGATGAGAATAAACCACCTACGAGAGTTAATCTACTTACGTGCCAAATAAAGCTGGTACCGGATGATAAAAGAGGCTTTGATCTTATAAGCT ATAATCGTACGTACCACTTTCAAGCGGAAGACGAAGCAGATCAACGTGCTTGGATGTCAGTATTGgtaaattgtaaagaaagaGCTTTGCTACGAGCATTCGATGCTAGTGGGAAAGCTGAAGCTGGCCAAGGAAATCCTAGTTTAGTCGAATTACAACAAGCAGTGATTCGGTGTGTTATGCGATTACCTGGAAACGAACAATGTTGTGACTGTTCCTCTCAAAACG aTGCTACCTGGTTATCTACAAATTTTGGTATAATCGTATGTATAGAATGTAGTGGCATTCATCGAGATTTAGGAGTACATATATCAAGGATACAGTCTTTAACTTTAGACAATGTAGGAACTGCCCAATTATTATTAGCACGGCATATGACTAATCAAGCATTTAATGAAGTGATGGAAGCTACATTACATCATAATCTTAAACCAACACCTACGTCAACGAT GGAAGAACGGTACGAATTTATAAGAGCCAAGTACGTTGATAAAAGATACGTGATGAATACTTGTGCGGACGAACGAGATCTCTTATCAGATTTAGAACATGCGGTTAATAATCGTGACCTACAACAACTTTTACAAGTTTATGCAGAGAACGTTGACTTGGCAGCACCTTTGCCCACCTCT GATATAGGTGAGACGGCTCTACATTTAGCAATCTTACGTGAGATGGGTAATAGTCTACAAATCGTGGATTTTCTGATACAAAATATGCCAACCGGTGGTATCGATAGGACAACAGTCGATGGTGAGACAGCGTTACATCTTTCAGCAAGACACGATAGATCGGAAGCTATGAAGTTACTTCTACGGGCTGGCGCTGATCCGAGTTACAGAAATAAACAGGATAAAACTCCGTTGGACATTGCGCAGGAGATGGGACATCATACCTGTAAAGAATTA cTTAGTCATGCTTTACAAAGGCAGAAGACATTATTCGATAACGTAAACATCGATTGGAACCTTTCTCACGACGAAGGTTCAACGGACTTCTCTGATGACGAAACGATCATCGAAGACAGG AACGGTTGTCTAACGCCTGAGAAAAAGTCACGTAGCAGACCACCTTCGTATGCTGGTGGTGGAGGCACAGGTTCTGGTGATTCACCGGTGACATTACGTAGTCGTAGCAGCACTTGTGATAGTCTACAAAGTGGTTCCTCGCCAAGTTCCTCTACCAACAGACAACAAATGCCACCGCCTCCTCCACCACAAACGAGAAAACCTGTTGCTG TACCCACACCGATGACGCcagatatttcaataaatatccATGGATCGTTGAAGAAACGTGTTGCACCGCCTCCCCCACCATCAGGAAGCTCAAGTGGCATTCCATCTTCTCATTATGGTACACTACCTTCGTCAGCGTCATTAGCAACATCCACACATAGCCGGACGACGAGTGAGCCAATCTTAGCTGGACACACCTTACACACACTATCGCATACTTTAAACACACTTAACAATCAACACCATAAAAGATCACCCAGTGGAGACTCTTCTACAGGGCATG GAATGGACAAGACCAATAGTTCTACGCTTCAGAGACCACGTAATCCACCACCACCTGCACCGTCCAGTGTTAGCACTTCCAGATTGAGTAATGGTCGTAGTAGCGAGTCTCTAAGTTCCATGTGTTCGGATCATGGCCTTGGCAATCCTGTTCCTCCTCCACGAAAG CCA
- the LOC127070553 gene encoding arfGAP with SH3 domain, ANK repeat and PH domain-containing protein isoform X1: protein MPGLIAVSEFVEETREDYNSPTTSTFVSRMPQCRQTITSLEETLDFDRDGLTKLKKAIKAIHNSGNAHVDNEVYLGRALERLGDAALKEQEPDIGAAFLKFAVVTKELSALMKTLMQNINNIVMFPLDSVLKGDLRGVKGDLKRPFEKAWKDYEAKYAKIEKEKKQHAKEAGLIRTEVTPAEIADEMEKERRLFQLQMCEYLIKVNEIKTKKGIELLQHLVEYYHAQTNYFQDGLKTIEHFGSYVADLSVKLQKIRQTQDEERRRLTELRSLLRSSGCDKELNVNASAGYSLHQLQGDKQHGVTRSGHLLKKSEGKMRRVWQKRRCAVQAEGYLDICHADENKPPTRVNLLTCQIKLVPDDKRGFDLISYNRTYHFQAEDEADQRAWMSVLVNCKERALLRAFDASGKAEAGQGNPSLVELQQAVIRCVMRLPGNEQCCDCSSQNDATWLSTNFGIIVCIECSGIHRDLGVHISRIQSLTLDNVGTAQLLLARHMTNQAFNEVMEATLHHNLKPTPTSTMEERYEFIRAKYVDKRYVMNTCADERDLLSDLEHAVNNRDLQQLLQVYAENVDLAAPLPTSDIGETALHLAILREMGNSLQIVDFLIQNMPTGGIDRTTVDGETALHLSARHDRSEAMKLLLRAGADPSYRNKQDKTPLDIAQEMGHHTCKELLSHALQRQKTLFDNVNIDWNLSHDEGSTDFSDDETIIEDRNGCLTPEKKSRSRPPSYAGGGGTGSGDSPVTLRSRSSTCDSLQSGSSPSSSTNRQQMPPPPPPQTRKPVAVPTPMTPDISINIHGSLKKRVAPPPPPSGSSSGIPSSHYGTLPSSASLATSTHSRTTSEPILAGHTLHTLSHTLNTLNNQHHKRSPSGDSSTGHGMDKTNSSTLQRPRNPPPPAPSSVSTSRLSNGRSSESLSSMCSDHGLGNPVPPPRKRRDRSRLESYAEEPSSLLSNLNLPTSSTLNGFRRCRALYDCEADNEDELSFREGEVIIVTNEQTDDDNWMEGALERAPERRGMFPISFVHMLQD from the exons atgccGGGCCTAATCGCGGTGAGCGAGTTCGTCGAGGAAACGAGGGAGGACTATAACTCGCCCACTACGTCGACCTTCGTTTCTCGAATGCCACAATGCAGGCAGACCATCACATCCCTCGAAGAG ACTCTGGACTTCGACAGAGATGGTCTCACCAAACTAAAGAAGGCCATCAAGGCAATTCATAATTCTGGAAACG cCCACGTCGATAACGAAGTTTATCTCGGAAGAGCCCTTGAAAGACTCGGCGATGCTGCCCTTAAGGAACAAGAGCCGGACATAGGAGCAGCATTCCTTAAATTCGCAGTGGTCACCAAGGAATTGAGCGCGCTTATGAAAACTCTg ATGCAAAACATCAATAACATCGTGATGTTTCCGTTGGATTCGGTACTAAAAGGAGATTTGAGAGGCGTAAAGGGCGATCTCAAGAGACCGTTCGAAAAGGCGTGGAAGGACTACGAGGCAAAGTATGCGAAAatcgagaaggagaaaaagcaACATGCCAAGGAGGCCGGCCTTATTCGTACGGAGGTTACACCAGCCGAGATTGCCGATGAAATGGAGAAGGAGAGGCGATTATTTCAATTGCAAATGTGCGAG tatcTTATAAAGGTGAATGAAATCAAGACAAAGAAAGGTATCGAACTGTTGCAGCATCTAGTCGAATATTATCATGCTCAGACCAA CTATTTTCAAGATGGCCTAAAGACCATAGAACATTTTGGTTCTTACGTGGCCGATCTGAGTGTTAAGCTGCAAAAGATTCGACAAACTCAGGATGAAGAACGAAGACGTTTGACGGAGTTAAGGAGTTTACTTAGGAGTTCAGGTTGTGATAAAGAG CTAAATGTAAATGCAAGCGCAGGGTATTCCTTGCACCAACTTCAAGGTGATAAGCAGCATGGTGTAACACGTTCTGGacatttgttgaaaaaaagtGAAGGAAAGATGAGGAGGGTTTGGCAGAAAAGAAGATGTGCTGTACAAGCAGAGGGTTATTTGGATATCTGTCATGCCGATGAGAATAAACCACCTACGAGAGTTAATCTACTTACGTGCCAAATAAAGCTGGTACCGGATGATAAAAGAGGCTTTGATCTTATAAGCT ATAATCGTACGTACCACTTTCAAGCGGAAGACGAAGCAGATCAACGTGCTTGGATGTCAGTATTGgtaaattgtaaagaaagaGCTTTGCTACGAGCATTCGATGCTAGTGGGAAAGCTGAAGCTGGCCAAGGAAATCCTAGTTTAGTCGAATTACAACAAGCAGTGATTCGGTGTGTTATGCGATTACCTGGAAACGAACAATGTTGTGACTGTTCCTCTCAAAACG aTGCTACCTGGTTATCTACAAATTTTGGTATAATCGTATGTATAGAATGTAGTGGCATTCATCGAGATTTAGGAGTACATATATCAAGGATACAGTCTTTAACTTTAGACAATGTAGGAACTGCCCAATTATTATTAGCACGGCATATGACTAATCAAGCATTTAATGAAGTGATGGAAGCTACATTACATCATAATCTTAAACCAACACCTACGTCAACGAT GGAAGAACGGTACGAATTTATAAGAGCCAAGTACGTTGATAAAAGATACGTGATGAATACTTGTGCGGACGAACGAGATCTCTTATCAGATTTAGAACATGCGGTTAATAATCGTGACCTACAACAACTTTTACAAGTTTATGCAGAGAACGTTGACTTGGCAGCACCTTTGCCCACCTCT GATATAGGTGAGACGGCTCTACATTTAGCAATCTTACGTGAGATGGGTAATAGTCTACAAATCGTGGATTTTCTGATACAAAATATGCCAACCGGTGGTATCGATAGGACAACAGTCGATGGTGAGACAGCGTTACATCTTTCAGCAAGACACGATAGATCGGAAGCTATGAAGTTACTTCTACGGGCTGGCGCTGATCCGAGTTACAGAAATAAACAGGATAAAACTCCGTTGGACATTGCGCAGGAGATGGGACATCATACCTGTAAAGAATTA cTTAGTCATGCTTTACAAAGGCAGAAGACATTATTCGATAACGTAAACATCGATTGGAACCTTTCTCACGACGAAGGTTCAACGGACTTCTCTGATGACGAAACGATCATCGAAGACAGG AACGGTTGTCTAACGCCTGAGAAAAAGTCACGTAGCAGACCACCTTCGTATGCTGGTGGTGGAGGCACAGGTTCTGGTGATTCACCGGTGACATTACGTAGTCGTAGCAGCACTTGTGATAGTCTACAAAGTGGTTCCTCGCCAAGTTCCTCTACCAACAGACAACAAATGCCACCGCCTCCTCCACCACAAACGAGAAAACCTGTTGCTG TACCCACACCGATGACGCcagatatttcaataaatatccATGGATCGTTGAAGAAACGTGTTGCACCGCCTCCCCCACCATCAGGAAGCTCAAGTGGCATTCCATCTTCTCATTATGGTACACTACCTTCGTCAGCGTCATTAGCAACATCCACACATAGCCGGACGACGAGTGAGCCAATCTTAGCTGGACACACCTTACACACACTATCGCATACTTTAAACACACTTAACAATCAACACCATAAAAGATCACCCAGTGGAGACTCTTCTACAGGGCATG GAATGGACAAGACCAATAGTTCTACGCTTCAGAGACCACGTAATCCACCACCACCTGCACCGTCCAGTGTTAGCACTTCCAGATTGAGTAATGGTCGTAGTAGCGAGTCTCTAAGTTCCATGTGTTCGGATCATGGCCTTGGCAATCCTGTTCCTCCTCCACGAAAG CGAAGGGACCGATCCAGGCTAGAGAGCTACGCCGAGGAGCCTTCATCTTTGCTCTCAAATCTAAATCTG CCA